The following are encoded together in the Geobacter sulfurreducens PCA genome:
- a CDS encoding PP2C family protein-serine/threonine phosphatase produces the protein MSEPANAAGNGVALASRIQQLLLPKTPPVCSWGCIGVMNRMATALGGDYFDFISMPDGREVVFIGDVTGHDIQSSVVMSLVYGFLHHCALTVDDPLTMVSQLNRFLVRFADHGTELDHHFSSTLFLGIIDPASLRLEYVNAGHVPPLVLRRNSLHRLASTSPPVGFFAEAEVATGCFGLERGDRLLLYTDGILDASNGTETFGAERLDAFLTATGGSYTRFMDELAAALRDFGAGDPPDDDCSAIVIDI, from the coding sequence ATGTCTGAACCGGCCAACGCGGCAGGGAACGGAGTGGCCCTGGCGAGTCGCATCCAGCAGCTGCTCCTGCCGAAGACTCCGCCGGTCTGCAGCTGGGGATGCATCGGAGTGATGAACCGGATGGCGACCGCCCTGGGCGGCGACTATTTCGACTTCATCTCCATGCCCGACGGCCGGGAGGTGGTGTTCATCGGTGACGTGACCGGCCACGACATCCAGTCGTCGGTGGTCATGTCGCTGGTCTACGGTTTCCTGCACCACTGCGCGTTAACTGTTGATGATCCCCTCACCATGGTATCGCAGTTGAACCGGTTTCTCGTCCGTTTTGCCGACCATGGCACGGAATTGGATCATCATTTTTCCTCCACTCTCTTCCTGGGGATCATCGACCCGGCCTCCCTGCGCCTTGAGTACGTGAACGCCGGTCACGTCCCGCCGCTGGTCCTGAGGCGGAACAGCCTTCACCGCCTTGCCTCCACGTCGCCACCGGTCGGCTTTTTTGCCGAGGCAGAGGTGGCGACCGGCTGCTTCGGGCTGGAGCGGGGAGATCGCCTGCTCCTCTATACGGACGGCATCCTCGATGCGTCCAACGGAACCGAGACCTTCGGCGCCGAAAGGCTCGACGCGTTTCTTACCGCTACGGGCGGAAGCTACACCCGGTTCATGGATGAGCTTGCCGCCGCGCTGCGGGACTTCGGGGCGGGCGACCCGCCCGATGACGATTGCAGCGCCATCGTGATCGACATTTGA
- a CDS encoding putative monovalent cation/H+ antiporter subunit A: MIIAALSGFGAALAAPLLHRWLPRWAGWLCALVPLSLFSFFGAQVGAVASGRTIRAAYEWIPSLGVDLSFSLDGLSLLFVLIISGIGVLVVVYASSYLRGHHHLGRFYGLILAFMAAMISTVLAGDLITLFVFWELTGLCSYLLIGFDHGRMAARKAALQALLVTGAGGLALLAGFILLGQAAGSTDLAEIFQRGELVRGHALYLPILFLVLAGAFTKSAQFPFHFWLPGAMEAPTPVSAYLHSATMVKLGIYLLARLSPVLGGTDAWFWSVTLAGGVTMVAGGALALLRSDLKQILAYSTVSALGILTLLLGLHTPAAATAAMVFLLVHALYKSALFLAAGAVDHGAGTRDLGRLGGLARVMPWVAAGSGLAALSMAGVPPLVGFIAKELLYEAKLQAPLAAGFVTVAGFIGNALTVAVAVLVGYLPFFGRGTDPDLHHHRVEPLLWFPPLVPALLGFVIGIFPGLAGRWLLEPAVAMVRGASVPVELALWHGVTPVLLLGAATVATGVGIALVRETVLRRLPLGDGAGWGPERGYGLLLKGMLALAERQTRMLQNGRLRYYLMTVVGTAAFLMAVAIFRSGEFPRQLPRPDGGLHEWFAAGVIMAGALTAATTTSRLAAVAGLGAVGYGVALVYILFGAPDLAMTQFCIETLSIVLFVLVLYRLPRFSLLSRPAGRVRDILVACSIGGFMTVLVLLAVSQTLVPHISSYFLAHSLPAGHGRNVVNVILVDFRALDTLGEITVLAVAALGVYGLMKARNREEG; this comes from the coding sequence ATGATTATTGCCGCGTTATCAGGATTTGGAGCCGCCCTGGCCGCTCCTCTGCTCCACCGTTGGCTCCCGCGGTGGGCCGGGTGGCTGTGCGCCCTGGTGCCCCTGTCGCTGTTCAGCTTTTTCGGCGCACAGGTCGGGGCGGTGGCCTCCGGCAGAACGATCCGGGCCGCCTACGAGTGGATTCCGTCCCTGGGGGTCGACCTTTCCTTCTCCCTCGACGGCCTGAGCCTCCTGTTCGTCCTGATCATCAGCGGCATCGGCGTGCTCGTGGTGGTCTACGCCTCTTCGTACCTCCGCGGCCATCACCACCTGGGGCGTTTCTACGGCCTGATCCTCGCGTTCATGGCCGCCATGATCAGCACGGTCCTGGCCGGCGATCTGATTACCCTTTTTGTCTTCTGGGAGCTGACCGGTCTCTGCTCCTACCTCCTGATCGGCTTCGACCACGGCCGGATGGCGGCGCGCAAGGCGGCGCTCCAGGCATTGCTGGTGACCGGCGCCGGCGGGCTGGCGCTTCTGGCCGGGTTCATCCTGCTGGGGCAGGCGGCGGGAAGCACGGACCTGGCCGAGATCTTCCAGAGGGGCGAACTGGTGCGGGGCCATGCACTCTATTTGCCGATCCTTTTCCTGGTTCTGGCCGGGGCATTTACCAAGTCGGCCCAATTCCCCTTCCACTTCTGGCTCCCGGGCGCCATGGAGGCCCCGACGCCGGTCAGCGCCTATCTCCATTCGGCCACCATGGTGAAATTGGGGATTTATCTCCTGGCACGCCTCTCCCCGGTCCTGGGCGGGACCGATGCCTGGTTCTGGTCGGTGACCCTGGCCGGCGGGGTTACCATGGTGGCGGGCGGGGCCCTGGCCCTGCTCCGGAGCGATCTGAAGCAGATTCTCGCCTATTCCACGGTGAGCGCCCTGGGGATTCTGACGCTGCTGCTGGGGCTCCATACGCCGGCCGCCGCAACGGCCGCCATGGTCTTTCTCCTGGTCCACGCCCTTTACAAGAGTGCCCTGTTCCTGGCGGCCGGAGCTGTGGATCACGGTGCCGGAACCCGCGACCTGGGGCGGCTCGGCGGATTGGCGCGGGTCATGCCCTGGGTCGCCGCCGGATCGGGTCTCGCTGCCCTCTCCATGGCCGGGGTGCCGCCGCTGGTGGGGTTCATCGCCAAGGAACTCCTCTACGAGGCCAAGCTCCAGGCACCCCTGGCGGCAGGATTCGTGACTGTTGCCGGCTTCATCGGCAATGCCTTGACCGTGGCGGTTGCGGTCCTGGTGGGGTATCTCCCCTTTTTCGGGCGCGGGACCGATCCGGATCTGCACCACCACCGGGTGGAGCCGCTCCTCTGGTTCCCCCCCCTGGTGCCGGCCCTGCTGGGTTTTGTGATCGGCATCTTCCCGGGCCTGGCGGGACGATGGTTGCTGGAGCCGGCAGTGGCCATGGTGCGGGGGGCATCGGTGCCGGTGGAGCTGGCCCTCTGGCATGGGGTGACTCCAGTCCTCCTTCTTGGAGCGGCCACGGTGGCCACCGGGGTCGGCATCGCCCTTGTCCGGGAAACGGTGCTTCGTCGCCTTCCCCTCGGTGACGGCGCGGGATGGGGCCCCGAACGGGGCTACGGGCTCCTCCTGAAGGGAATGCTCGCCCTGGCCGAACGGCAGACCCGCATGCTTCAGAACGGCCGGCTCCGCTATTACCTGATGACGGTGGTGGGGACCGCGGCGTTCCTCATGGCCGTGGCCATTTTCCGGAGTGGGGAGTTCCCGCGCCAGCTTCCCCGACCGGACGGCGGGCTCCACGAATGGTTCGCCGCCGGCGTCATCATGGCAGGAGCACTGACGGCGGCGACGACCACCTCTCGGCTGGCGGCGGTGGCCGGGCTCGGCGCGGTGGGGTACGGGGTGGCCCTGGTCTATATCCTTTTCGGCGCCCCGGACCTGGCCATGACCCAGTTCTGTATCGAGACCCTCTCCATCGTCCTGTTCGTTCTGGTCCTCTACCGGCTGCCGCGCTTCTCGCTGCTCTCGCGGCCGGCGGGAAGGGTGCGGGATATCCTGGTGGCCTGCTCCATCGGCGGCTTCATGACGGTGCTGGTCCTGTTGGCGGTATCCCAGACCCTGGTCCCCCACATCAGCTCCTATTTTCTGGCGCACAGCCTGCCGGCGGGGCATGGCCGCAACGTGGTCAACGTGATCCTGGTGGATTTCCGGGCACTGGATACCCTGGGGGAGATCACAGTCCTGGCCGTTGCGGCCCTGGGGGTCTACGGCCTCATGAAGGCCCGGAACAGGGAGGAGGGCTAG
- a CDS encoding TIGR00341 family protein — translation MPNAYIRYRIKRLREYIAERTAGIDHRAIIKNAVAGAELSGSYVSLLLLASLIALLGLLTNSVAVVIGAMLISPLMGPILSFGLAFTIGDLALARRGLRVIAVSVGLTIALTAFVTLLSPLKEPTTEILSRVRPNVYDLFVAVLAGTAGAIALCTKKNYMITATGVAVATAVIPPLSVVGFGLGSGHPMLGLGGFLLFFTNFVAIVLTADLVFFLFNFRSSMVSEETYPARKRLLILGTVLALLSIPLVHTLVTDLRKVKLTKRVERVLKLHLEKEAHSRVTGFSVQEKDGRVGVNVTVNTVRPFEKKAEEEIEKEIGSFLGRNVELNLEQVVVTAGSIEPRAELSAVSPVGQPASARDESAAAVQASASRLLRDVRTELEALTSPFAVEDIGLGFGEKPGPARVSVVLRRDYPLTDDERLLLARLLERRLQVPVSLRVELAPFLPRVIFDEKGDLSQESVAAMALIKNLPGGPGAFSFRVEAGGKDSRRHADRLKRYLQEELGVPAANVTAAVRPGTGASVLVVRR, via the coding sequence GTGCCGAACGCCTACATCCGCTACAGGATAAAACGCCTGCGCGAGTATATTGCAGAGCGCACTGCCGGGATCGACCACCGGGCCATCATCAAGAACGCCGTGGCAGGGGCCGAGCTGTCCGGCAGCTACGTGTCCCTGCTGCTCCTGGCGAGCCTCATAGCCTTGCTCGGGCTGCTGACCAACAGTGTGGCCGTGGTCATCGGGGCCATGCTCATCTCTCCGCTCATGGGCCCGATCCTCTCCTTCGGCCTCGCCTTCACCATCGGGGACCTGGCCCTGGCCAGGCGGGGGCTCCGGGTCATAGCGGTGAGCGTTGGGCTCACCATTGCGCTGACCGCCTTCGTGACGCTCCTGTCCCCCCTCAAGGAACCGACGACCGAGATCCTGAGTCGGGTCCGCCCAAACGTCTACGACCTTTTCGTGGCGGTTCTGGCCGGCACCGCCGGGGCCATTGCCCTCTGTACCAAGAAGAATTACATGATCACTGCGACCGGGGTTGCCGTGGCCACCGCGGTCATTCCCCCGTTGTCGGTCGTGGGCTTTGGCCTGGGCAGCGGGCATCCCATGCTGGGGCTGGGCGGGTTTCTCCTGTTTTTCACCAACTTCGTGGCCATTGTCCTGACGGCCGATCTGGTGTTTTTCCTCTTCAACTTCCGCAGTTCCATGGTCTCCGAGGAAACGTACCCGGCCCGAAAGAGGCTTCTGATCCTCGGAACCGTGCTCGCGCTGTTGTCCATCCCGCTCGTTCACACCCTGGTGACGGATCTGCGCAAGGTTAAACTCACCAAACGGGTGGAACGGGTGCTGAAGCTGCATCTCGAGAAGGAAGCCCATTCCAGGGTGACCGGATTTTCGGTTCAGGAGAAGGATGGCCGGGTTGGCGTGAACGTGACGGTCAATACGGTCAGGCCCTTTGAGAAGAAGGCAGAGGAGGAGATCGAGAAGGAGATCGGTTCATTCCTCGGGCGGAACGTCGAGTTGAACCTGGAACAGGTGGTGGTGACGGCCGGTTCCATCGAACCGAGGGCCGAGCTGTCGGCCGTATCTCCGGTGGGGCAGCCCGCGTCTGCCAGGGACGAGAGCGCGGCAGCGGTTCAGGCATCCGCATCCCGCCTGCTGAGGGACGTGCGGACCGAACTGGAGGCGCTGACGTCACCCTTTGCCGTGGAGGACATCGGTCTGGGCTTTGGCGAAAAACCGGGGCCGGCCCGGGTGTCCGTGGTTCTCCGCCGCGACTACCCCCTCACTGACGACGAGCGGCTGCTGCTTGCCCGGCTCCTGGAACGCAGGCTTCAGGTGCCGGTGTCCCTCCGGGTAGAACTGGCGCCGTTCCTTCCTCGGGTCATTTTTGACGAAAAGGGAGACCTCTCCCAGGAGAGCGTGGCGGCGATGGCATTGATCAAGAACCTGCCCGGCGGCCCCGGAGCTTTTTCATTCAGGGTTGAGGCCGGGGGGAAGGACAGCCGGCGGCATGCCGACCGACTGAAGCGCTACCTGCAGGAGGAACTCGGTGTGCCGGCCGCCAATGTGACGGCTGCGGTCCGGCCCGGCACGGGCGCATCGGTTTTGGTGGTGCGACGGTAG